Proteins encoded in a region of the Rutidosis leptorrhynchoides isolate AG116_Rl617_1_P2 chromosome 9, CSIRO_AGI_Rlap_v1, whole genome shotgun sequence genome:
- the LOC139865832 gene encoding uncharacterized protein, whose product MASSTMFQLVMIVAIFATSCIAQLAPAATPTISPIASPVAPPTASPAPTPVHAPAPAPAAPTPSPKSSGPSPSPSSPAPSALSPGPSPAPSGPTADLPNGSFADSWVHRAAIVGTAVVGSFVAVTMM is encoded by the coding sequence ATGGCTTCTTCAACAATGTTCCAGTTGGTCATGATAGTTGCCATTTTTGCAACATCGTGCATAGCTCAATTAGCCCCTGCTGCCACCCCAACAATTTCACCAATTGCTAGCCCAGTTGCACCACCAACTGCATCCCCTGCCCCAACCCCGGTTCATGCCCCGGCTCCTGCCCCAGCTGCCCCAACTCCATCTCCAAAGAGCTCTGGACCATCTCCTTCCCCATCatcacctgcaccatctgcacttTCACCTGGTCCTTCACCAGCACCCAGTGGGCCCACTGCTGATCTTCCTAATGGCTCTTTTGCTGATTCGTGGGTCCACAGAGCTGCTATTGTTGGAACCGCGGTCGTTGGATCGTTCGTTGCTGTTACTATGATGTAA